The DNA region TGGAATAGAAACAAGTAGGCAGGCAGGAAGGACAGCAGTAGTAACAAAAGTAAACTCAACAGCAGCAATACTTCTTATTCATGACAATTGTAGGTTTTTAGCAAAAATAAATTGACTAACCAGTTCAGGGACGTAATCAATTAATCCTTTCACCTTCAAGctcatgattttaaatttgagtccAGTTTTTTCAggcttttcattattttctggTTGCTCTACAAACTTGAACACTGGCAAAAAGAATACAAATCAGTGAGATAACTCAGCCATGTATTTATGAAGATCTTTCGTTACACACAAAAAGGAACATAGAGAGAAATCAAATATTGTTTACCTGTTGCTATGATACTCTCACCAGGTGCAAGGATAGCCCCAGGAGGACGCATGAAACAGCTTTTGGGTGCTGTTGTTTGAAACTAAACATGCATACATTGAATGACAAACAAAGAAATTTGTAAGACTAGATAGTCCAATTCCAGAACTGATTAGGATCATAGGTGATTTCAAcaagttaaaaagaaataaattaattattctccTGCAAAACTGTGACATAGTAACAGCAAGAATAAAGAGTTCAGTTCAAGACTCAATGGAAGTACTTAAATGACAAAAATTGCaaataaggaaaagaaaaatataaaaaacaggAACAAAAACAATGGTGTACATGTTTCACCATACCTTGAAAGCTACATTAGATTTACTGGTGTTTTTAATCCTGATGGCACTCCTAACCTGTTTGCCCGGCTCATCTACACAATATAGAAATGAAATATGAGATAAGTCATATAACACAAGGTtaagtaaatcaaccaatcgtATGCAACATTGGAAGAAAAaggttataaaataaaagataaaagatataaaCCATGCCTATATTACATATGAACTCAGAAACATACATGTACACGTACAAAACAAGCATGTATCTCTGTGAGACTGTCCGTATAAGTATTTATCCACCCACAGGTGTAGACACAGGAAACGGAAATAGAAACAAGTAGAATTTTCTATCCTATTTGTCATGTATCTCCATTGCATGACCTATTGCTTTCAAACTTTATGATTGTCACGCCATTAACACTATCCACCACATGCAACTTATGATTGGTATCATAGCCAtacaaatttaacatatttgCCATCCACCATGCAAAAgtatctttttcaaaaaaaggaaaatgtttggTAATTCAGTAGCTACACTTGGTAACTTCCACCTTGTGCAAATTAAGTTATTATCGCTACCATTCAAAGTGAAATGCTTAATACAGAGAAAACGCAAAAAGTATAGGAGTGTGTAAATAATAAGTAACTAATCTTCAGAAAATAATCCATCTCCCATACCACACAAATTAACCGCATCTAATTTGTTTTAAAGACTTGTGAATTCAAGATGAACACTTCTCTAGCCTATTGTACTCAAAGCACTTTGAAGGAAAGTGatttaacaacaacaaatgaCCAAAAATTGAAACGCGGTAAAAAGAAAGTTCCCTTTTCTTTCTATCATAAGTATCTTCAACACCAGGATCAACAAAACTTGCCCTGGAACTAATGTCAAACGTTTTCTGGGAACAATTATTTTGCATCAAATCCAAGCCCGTTCCACCTAAGCAGTAAACTACACATTTACAGTTTTCATCTCTAGATCACCACGATCCACTTCGACAAAAAGTGTAATAACCATACTCAGAAACCATCAACAGCAGCAGCTATCAACGTTGAAGTTGACTAATTAGTTTCATTACTATAAGCCctgtttggatttttttccaTAAGTACTCCCCTAAGCTAAAACTAACTTATgcacttaattttttataaaagctaTCTCATCAAAGTATCTAACTTTGCCAAAAGCTgaagtgcataagttgattttaactaaaagaaaactcaaattcattttACCGTTTTAAACTTGTTCTCTTTTAAGTGTTCATggaaaagtttatccaaacaaataatCAGTGCTCGCTTTCAATTTTGGAAAGACATAATGTGATTAGTAACTCAGTGTTACCTCACAAACAAATGATCAAGAAAGGAAAAGCGCAGCATTAAAAACGACAAGCaacacaggaaaaaaaaaacaaaaaaaaaacaacaacaaccgtTATAACGTTATTTTTCAACCCATATTGAAAGTAACGAGCAATGACTTTTACCCAAACCAAGTCGTTCTATTTATGGCAGAGAGTCCAATTAAAGCCTTAAAGCACCCTTAATAAATCGCAATTAAAATTAGTAAACAgaaattaaagacaaaaaattagATCACGATCAAAGCAATTACTGCATGCAAGCAGAgatacataacaaaaaaaaacaccatatTTCAATAAGGAAGGCGAAATAGGATTATATACAAGGGAAGTAAAGCTTGTTGGAGGGATCGAGCTTGAGACGACGTCGTGTCGGGAGAAGCGATCTCGCAACGGAGGAAACGGAATTGGAGGTGTTGGAAGTGGAACCCTCGAGGGGGAGATTATTATTAGGGTTGTGGTGATGGttatggtgatgatgatgaagatggtgAAGGTTAGCGGAAGACGGCGTCGTATTGGTGGTGGCGGAATGGCGGAACGGAAGCTTGAAGAAATTCCAGACCTTAGGTTCGGAGTGAGGCTTGGGGTCAGCAACGGCCATGCTGGCGCAAGagaaggaaaaaggaaggagcgAGGATTATTGAGTTTGAGATGTGGCAGTTTAAACGGCGTCGTTGTGAAAGTGGTGTTGCAGACGCGGATATGAGGGGGGATTATGAACTGCGATGGAGAAAAGAGTTTTTGAGTCCACGCGTTTTTGGCGTTTGCTCACTGGGAAAGTGTGGCCTCCCTTCAACGTAACTAGTGTCTATTACACGCTATCTATGGGGTTGACTTTCAGCTCCACACCTTGTAATTTTCTACTACTACACTTCCTAAATTTGATTTCCAAGActatatctattattttaattctaattgtatatttagaatttaaattcaaaattattatttgaattcaaCAATTTTCTATCAATTAATGtaaatagtttattttagtgagaattttttttttcaaaaattattggaatatcaaaattaaataaatgaataaaaaatcaaccAACTACTCGTTTTATCcctataatataagtatattattttgtttaggaTATAAGTATATGTATATCAATATATTAATGAAGTGGTTATTTTTTACTCCATATAATATGAACGTTGTGGATGTGATCTAGTGTGGATAAAATAGCTGTCCTATCCTTTGGGCTAAATCAATTGGCGCTTTCATCTTATTCTATTCTTTTACTAATGATTATTAGCAATTTAGCATTCATGCAGTAATTTTCAACCTAATACTACAACATAAGGGGAAAGAAAATTATAGCATGAATTGGACTAATAACGAGGGACTTAGGTAATTAATTTGTGTAAAATTGTAGGTataaactgatcatgcacactAAGAAAACAAAGTACGTAATCCAGTATATATGCAAGGATTTATTTGTCGcaatatgaaatttaatattgtatgttataacagacttaatttatacaaattcagCTGATAAAACTATAAAGAATTTACGTTATCTTagtggaaaagaaaaataaaagagtacACAAAAGGCAgtgtaatttaaaaaagaaaaagtggcaACTGGCAAGcctttttataagcaaaaacaTTAACGATAACaataaggtaaaaaaacaaTCAAGACGTTGTTAAGAAGACTATATTTATAActtatttagatttattttaagatatatgTATTTGTGTAAATGACTCATAAAagtaatttatatatgaaatattcataatctttttttttgtacatattCATATACTATTCGCAATTTGTTTTAATAAGCTTTTAGAGTAGCTCGTGAAAACAACTTAtagtttatatgaaaataattcactcatatttttcttcaattgtaaaaaaaaaaacttatatataaatacttatgtgataagtattaatttatttaataaaaaagtttattaatgGTAGAGTTTTTGTGTACgattaatgttaaaaattattaggaaACAAGTTcgacaattttttttgaatcagcaaaaaaggttTCATTAAAAGGAAACGGTACTATAAATACCACTGCAAAGTACATGGAAGATACAATCATGAATAAACAAGTTAGACaattaaagattttaaaattctttaaactCTACAAAATATAATACTTATTGAAGATTAATCCTATAAGCATACATCACAAAATCAAATGGTTATTAAGGGGGAGATTAAAAGAGAGAAAGTGGGAACACAAATTTAAATCAACCCTTTATTCATTAGttcacttcttttttatttgttttttttattttacgctaaattctaattttgacctccctttaacttttaatattgtGTGACTTTGgtccttctattttcttttttgacaattttaatctccttatttaaaaaaaaaaacagtgttgattcaatttttaattttgcatatgttttatttgttttgctttGATCCAAATGAACCTTAGATTTAAGATaatcaaaacataatttaattaattaaatataaaatttaaaaatttaacctttagagaactaaaattatggatgaaaaattaaaaagagataaaaattataatttagcctctcttttattagttttgttttgttcattCATTCTTCAAATTGATTGAGGGCAAGCCGCATGTTCATTAGttaacttttttctctctctccattTTCTTTATTCATCTGTGTCTAGTTGGGCGGCCCATTCCccaattttgtatgttttgcTACTCTTTACTTTTGTTAGGTTCGGCCCAGTAGGTCAGTATTAAAGAAATctgaccttttttattttaattgattattggGTCCTGATTTCTtccttttacaaaaatataaaacatggacgaaaaccattttttaatagtaaattatTAATCTGATTGAGTTAAATGTTTTGTAATggtagtaaaataattaaaaaatccataaaaataacagtaaaataataataaaaatcacattaattaattCCATATTTATCATATTTCTGTATTGTTAATATAGTATTAGTtgataaacaataatttttttattcaatcaaattGAATAGTAGGTATGTTAATTTGCCAAAAATATAAGAACTACAAACAATGATTCAAGTAATTAATGCATGTTAGAAGATAGTTATTAGCAGTTGTTAAGTGTCACATTGATTAAGACACATGTTAAAATCCAAATTAGATAGTTGTAGGCAATTCGACACATATTTGTATCAATTTTCTTGACTATTAAAGGAATAAATAGCACCAATTTTTAAGACATATACATGTCAAGATCCAAATTAGATAGTTGTATGCAGTTCAAAAAACAACCATTGGAGATCTTGATCCAATCAAAACcatttttaagaattatgtCACTTTAAGTTCTCCAATATATATGTAAGAATATAGTCACTCTCCTGTggagtttaaaatttaatcctTATATAAATGTCTTCTCTTTACAAATTTGCATATCAACTAAAAAGAGCACAGTGTTCACAAAAAAAGGGTTAAAAAAAGCAGAGTTAATTAGGCTTGAAACTTTAACAGGTTATTATCgagtttaaataaataaagaaaacaaatctaTGGTGAAAATCTCCGTACATGATTAAATAATTGTTTGACTTTATACCTTTTGTGAATTAGGTAAAGTTTAATAAAGCCATTATTGAGACAAGGTTTCCACCTTAACTTAATTACGTTCCTGCGCGTGCTTACATTTAGAAgaacacattttttttgtaaatgaaTGTTATATTAGCCATTGTTTCGACTttcaatgaattgaaaagtatgATATAGAAACAAAAGCATCAATATCTAAACCTAAGGCACTTGACTATTacagtaattttttattcataaaaaaaaaaacaaatgtttcTTTAAAGTAAGTGATTTTTTAGGTCATAGACGCCAGCTTCACCGCAATAGGCAGCaagacaaacacaaaaatagGTACGTGACTCATTATTTAACAATAATTTAGtataattattaacattttgaTAAGCATCATCAGATTCTCAGAACACACACGTAGAGAATGAAcagttttctaatttattttcccTGTTCCGCAGACATTAGACGTTAGATTTGGACAATCCAGTGACTTTTAATTGTCTCTACTGTTGGAGGAAGTGGCGAAACCAGTGTGTACCTTGATGTTTTAGGGCACGTCTCAGGtagtttttcaaatttcaattatctTAATCTGTACGCaaagaaaattatatactaCTAGTATTTGTGTCCCCGTAAACTGCAACATTGGCGATTGGTATCTAAAAATACTCAAAATATTCATCTCGTACGTAGTAacgttaattgttaattatatttaaaaaattacacacaATCAGTCCCATTAGGTGCAACCATTTCTTACTTTTTGCCAAActcaatctctttttttttttttatgcttctatttttgtttttcttttttgtcatcatctctATGTAGTTTACATTGAATGTTAATGAGGAATAGGTATCGTATTAATTggttaaaaataagttaaaagatATAGCAAGATATTCATCACCAATTCAAAgtgtcacaatttttttaggtaaataaGTCATTTAAACCGAAAGCTCAaactcaattatatttttagacaTGACTTGATCGAAGATAATAAATGAAATCAGACTTAAAATCGTTAAACTTAATTGAAGAAATTATATAGGAAAGgcaaaaattaatattgtattACACTGGACTCAGGTAGTCAGCCTTAACTGATTGACCATCATCATACACACATGTTCTTAGTGGACAACATTGGACAATTATCAACTCGATAATCTTCATCATTATAAGGAGACATCAACATAAAGAAGAGGCAAGTAGCATTCAATTCAAAGAACATACACCTCGGTAAAACACTAATTTTATCACTGAAATATTTTTCAGCAGGTACCCATCCTACACAGAAGAAGAAACTCATACTATGGAGAAGATAGCCTTAGATGATCGGGCGAGCTAGTGGAGAACTCTGTGAGAACAAATATATTCATACTAATTTTGTAtacagtttttgaaaaataaattattatttttctgattaaattgaacaaaatatGTATTATGATGTCGGTTTCAGCTGACTTTCAGTGCATGCGGTTATTTCCAACTTTACGATTTTTGACATTATGCATTCAAACCACTATGCCAAAAGAAAAGCATGATGAGTTATTAATGGATTTATGCTTCAAAAAGGTTAGGCTTGTTCTACTTCCTTTTCTGACCCTCATACTACTCCTGTTGTTCCAGTTCAGACTGGGAAggggagaaaaaataaaataaaaattaaacgtGTTATTTAACTTACACAGTCAGAGTTTCAAAGATAATGACTACGGCAAAAAGAAGATAGAACATTTGTATAGTTATAAGGGGTGGTGATTGACAAAGACAACGTGTATTTATACTTTGCAATTCAgattctcttttaaaaaaaattatgcatgcAAATAATATTAAGATCACTTAcattaattaactaaattacAGCCAAGATTTTTTATGAGACTTGGGTGATTTccttttcaaaatagtttttgaGAGTAAAACAAgctcaattatttttaatatgatattaaaCTTTGTATTATTAGACTACGAGCAGATGTCCAATTTTGCAAACTCACCAATCCGTTTCTAATAAATTGTAGCTTGGCATAACTATGTTACTTTTGGTctatcaagaaattaaaatgaaattactaGTTTGAAATAGTACTCGCTCTAACAAATTAATTGTAGCTTAGCATagcaataatgtttttttttttaatcaggcAATACTGTTCTTGGTCTaacgagaaattaaaatgaaattactaGTTTCAAGTGGTAGTCCCATTATATACGGCAAAGTCAGACAAGTTGAGTTCATGTTTGACGACTTTGATGAAGCTAAGCAATACTGTTCTTGGTCTAAGATATGATTCTAGCTCACATCTCTTTGTATGACTGGTCATCCTAATTGAACTCAGTAGTCGTTGGCatcctaataaaataaaagtttaattatttatttagtctttatactttttaaatttattctaatATCTTTTGCCTCTTGTCaagaaatatgtattttaatttgtgcgTGCAACATGTCATAAAATGTATTTAGGTAATGaatttatcatttatgtttattttttatgatattgaaTATGTATgttttaggaattttatttgtaatcttattttattttatgaattatcATTTAACTTCAATCGCAATgtctttttaataataataataatttcagtTTACATTAAGTTTTActatttaatatgatatattaactcataattagttaattatattataaaagaagtttactgaaaaaataaatattaaaagagatGACACATCAATAAAATGATCTGATTTCATTTAaggagtaattattttttaaaaatattattttagattaattcatatttaaatactcatagttttaaatcaatcattaatataaactattaaaattgaacatgttttatttatttattttttaagtaaaataattaaatcacttaaatatatgtatttttatgaatatttaactaaattatatttatattgagtatttaaatatgtgtatttttattaaattctattctagataaattatattttttataaattaatatatatatatatatatatatatatatatatatatatattagtaaactaaaaaaattattaaaaaaacagttttaaaaagctgtaagaaaagaatagaaaacaatttttaaaacaactaaaagaaataaaaaaaaaacagtttccattttataaaataaaaacaaaaaatcgattaaaaaaacttatgaaaTCAATTCTTGAAAAACCGATTCTATAacatcataaagaaaaaaaaataacgttatgaaatcaattaaaaaaaataacgttATGAATCAATTTCTGAAAAACCAATTTcataacatgaaaaaaataagcatGTGAGAAATCGGTTCaccatgaataattttttgtattattgatgtaaataatttttgggttgtattatttagataaatatttaattttttaaattatttaggtGAAAAAATCCACATAGATATCGTAAATTaacatttgaattaataattaacgTGTAAGCTACGTTATAAGATTCATAAtatgttatataaaaataattattcataatatataatatatttattttgaaaaatacttttatgcATGTCAAATATTTACTTAAGTGTCTTCTTTGATATGTAATTTGTGTCTACCTAATTAAATTCGTCAAATGTGACcagatgttttcttttttggtgattaATTGGGTCTTACATTAATTGTAATCCgaaacataatatatttatatgtatttcTTTCCTACTAAGTactatacaaaatatatataatagatttgttgatttttaaaacattttaaaatatattaagctagtatatttttagatatattatagggaataaaaacttagttcaaaaataaaatttatatcgataattttatattttgaaaataaataatttctaattatcaGAAATTCTGTAAgcgttaatttctaattataatCTATAGGTTTATTTACTTTGAtagtaatcattttaaaaatcacattaaaatttatttctaattaattaataatttaaatttataccgTGAGGGAGTGCTCGATCATTGTCACCGAGTAACCTATCGATAATGGTTACCAAGTCAATAACCACCTTAGTAAGGAACATCATGACAGTTATCAAGTCGATAACCACTATCACTATAAACAAGATAAAACAGGATAAGTATTCATTCACTCAATAAACACATAGCAAATACTTATTAATTTAGGCATCTAAGTCCCTTTGCAAGTATCCTACACCTCGCTTGTACTAGAAGATCACTCGGAGGGAAAAACATCATAGTAGATATTGAAGGTAGGAATAAGTATCTCTGACATATTAGAATTTGATAACAACAAAACtacttataattattaaattcattatttcTTTATTGTAATTATGTGTAATCATAAGTAAATAAGAACATTTCCTCTATAGCATGGAATTGGAAAGAAATACATGTGTTCTTGGGGTTACGTGGCCTGTAATGTGTTCATTACAGCTAATATGAATCCAGAAAGCAAGGGGTCACATGGTTTTGACTCCCCGGTAATGTTACAAGTAAATGTGAAACGCCGTAATGCTATCAAGCAAACATATGAATCCAATGATCAAATTTCAACGTGTGatgaaaagtaaatatttttttttccggtaatattaattaattcactCTACTTTTACTAATTTGCAATGCAAGatagaaacaaaattattacacaAACCACGTagagaaaatttattaaatgatgtGAAGAGGGGACACGTAGCAGAAGAGATAACAGAGGCCGGCACCAAATCCAATTGACTTTCCCTTTTTTCTTACCCTTCATCTCCTTAATTGCTATTTATACAACAAGCAAGTACGTCTCATTGAGTCTCATACAAAACATTACTCCATTATTTCTCTCCCAcactttctttattttctcacGTCTCCAAAACTTCTGCCTTTTTCCCATCACGCAAACTCCTTTAGCAAGTACCTTTAACAAGTTCAAATTACAATGGGTAGATCACCTTGTTGTGACAAAAATGGCCTCAAGAAAGGACCATGGACACCAGAAGAAGACCAGAAACTCTTTGATTACATTCAGAAACATGGGTACGGCAATTGGAGAGTACTCCCAAAGAATGCTGGTATGTCATCAATTTATATCTTCatctttttgtataaaaaaggaacattattaaacacacacataaagtaagtttttgttttttcttgtacTTGAACTAAAATGAATGGCTTTTGCTTATTTTGAATTGAGTAGGTTTGCAAAGGTGCGGAAAAAGCTGTCGGCTTCGTTGGACAAACTATCTCCGACCAGATATAAAACGAGGTCGATTCACTTTGGAAGAGGAAGAGACCATAATACAACTACATAGCATTCTTGGCAACAAGTAAGCCTCTTGTTCAATAagtatcttttttattaataagaacccaacaaaaattaaatacaaaaggtttgtaataatttatacaCTTTTCTCAACTATTTAAATTAGACTCTTTTAATTCATTGTTGTTTTATAAGTTTTTGCTTGTGGACATGAGGCAAATATTTCTATTCATTTAACCACtggttaataataataaggaaAGAGGGTTTTGTAATTACCTTGGTATTAATTATTGGATTTTTGTGTAGGTGGTCAGCTATTGCTACTCGCTTACCCGGAAGAACAGACAATGAAATCAAGAATTACTGGAACACCCACATTAGAAAAAGGCTTCTAAGGATGGGAATGGACCCTGTGACACATAGGCCAAGGCTTGATCTTTTGGACCTATCTTCCATCCTAAGTTCATCTCTCTATGGTTCAACACAAATGAACATCCAAAGACTTCTTGGCACTCACACGGTGGTGAACCCTGAGCTTCTAAAGTTGGCTTCATCACTCTTCCCCTCTCAGCAACGCGAAAACATCAACATGTGTGCACAAAATTGTGAAGAGAACCAGCTCTGTGACCCCCAAATTCAGAGCCAAATCCCTCATGACTTGGCTCAAGAAGCATTGCCTTTCACTCATGCACAGTTGGTTGAATCCAATACGATGAACACATACCCTTCAATTTTCCATGAATCTGGCTTCCAACAACATTATTCTCAACTAAGTGATTTGCATTACAACGGAATTGATCATAAAAGCTATGTTCCTCAATTACCAAGCTATGATTACCCTCCAATGTCTGAATCCTCAACTTATAACAATTCCTATAATAACAGCAACCAGAACTTCAGCTACGCTTCAGTTCTTTCAACGCCTTCTTCAAGTCCCACACCGTTGAATTCGAACTCGACGTTTGTCAAGGGGAGCAGCAGCACTGAGGATGAGACAGAAAGCTATGTCAGTAGCAACAACTTGTTGAGATTTGAAATCCCAGATATGCTACGTATGAATGAGTACtcatataattaatgtattcaCATCATGAAACAATTGTGTCGAACAAAAATTGATTTATCTGgggctagctagctagctagataATTACAATGGATCGATTGTGTTCATACTTGtaacattttctaaatttttaatagtATTGGTAGTTGACTTTCTGCATTGAGGTTCTCGATGTGTTaggaaaaaaaagtccttatccTTTTCCAATTATTTGTTGTTTATAGTTTACTATTACTATGTTACTGTGCATGTCTGTTGTCTTCCTAACTAATATTAATCGGATTATATAAACAAAGCACTAAACCAAAACCAATTACGTAGTCACTTCTTGGCCAGAAAAGAGTATGATGctcagaaaataaaatccaacacaTATTTATTACCTAcgaattaaatacaaaatatagagAGTGTAATTTCTTTTTGTACAAGATATCATACACATATATTCCGCGAAACTTTTTATGTTCCAAGTATATAATAtcgatgaaatttttttaaaatgtttttattaattgagttaaattgaaataactttatccttttttaaaaaattgaaataattttgtgCTATTTTAATTGGAtgagaatttaattttattacaataccaaataattaaaaatcatcttaaatataatttttaaaataattgttatgaaAATCAACAACCTAACATATATGATCATTCATATTAGATaacagtataatttttttatacagcatactttaataaaaaaaataatatatactatatacacaaacgaaattagaaattttaaaataaaggctgtcttattaaaaaaaacacacgtTGTCGGCTGAATGCTTCTCAAGCTATATGTAATACAATATCTCTTGGCATCACAACcacttttctatttatttattttattgtaattttaatagttTAGTCGGAATTGGACTATCTTGAATTAGAAAATTTGccaaattaagattaaaaagatcaaaaagagaaaaaaatgggaGTGTAGTAGCTAGGGGACAAAGAGAGAGGAAGGAAGG from Glycine soja cultivar W05 chromosome 8, ASM419377v2, whole genome shotgun sequence includes:
- the LOC114421317 gene encoding vesicle-associated protein 4-2-like gives rise to the protein MAVADPKPHSEPKVWNFFKLPFRHSATTNTTPSSANLHHLHHHHHNHHHNPNNNLPLEGSTSNTSNSVSSVARSLLPTRRRLKLDPSNKLYFPYEPGKQVRSAIRIKNTSKSNVAFKFQTTAPKSCFMRPPGAILAPGESIIATVFKFVEQPENNEKPEKTGLKFKIMSLKVKGLIDYVPELFDEQKDQVAVEQILRVVFLDPERPCPALEKLNRQLADADAALEARKKPAEDAGPKIIGEGLVIDEWKERRERYLAKQQGEVAVDSV
- the LOC114423746 gene encoding transcription factor MYB102-like, whose product is MGRSPCCDKNGLKKGPWTPEEDQKLFDYIQKHGYGNWRVLPKNAGLQRCGKSCRLRWTNYLRPDIKRGRFTLEEEETIIQLHSILGNKWSAIATRLPGRTDNEIKNYWNTHIRKRLLRMGMDPVTHRPRLDLLDLSSILSSSLYGSTQMNIQRLLGTHTVVNPELLKLASSLFPSQQRENINMCAQNCEENQLCDPQIQSQIPHDLAQEALPFTHAQLVESNTMNTYPSIFHESGFQQHYSQLSDLHYNGIDHKSYVPQLPSYDYPPMSESSTYNNSYNNSNQNFSYASVLSTPSSSPTPLNSNSTFVKGSSSTEDETESYVSSNNLLRFEIPDMLRMNEYSYN